A window from Culex pipiens pallens isolate TS chromosome 3, TS_CPP_V2, whole genome shotgun sequence encodes these proteins:
- the LOC120412963 gene encoding uncharacterized protein LOC120412963 isoform X2, which yields MAEEAPKEPEAPKESEAPKEPEAPKEPEAPKEAEPAPAAAEGAEVEKSGEDQNGENVNPDEEGAEKVDGEEEGEREPEPEPEPPAPKPPTKFDLLHEFFKTTDEFMNQFDEMVANRGKCRSVYLKNLNPLRDSLVELLHRFGVFTRNWLPHDDKNREHIKCCGEQEHLFDTDEFEEHYEEVHEKDNEAIVIPEQEIMEAYQEAVEDYIAVGVVVNDELMYRLRRILRKSNLVLTGVWS from the exons ATGGCGGAGGAAGCCCCAAAGGAACCGGAAGCACCAAAAGAATCGGAAGCACCAAAAGAGCCGGAAGCTCCGAAAGAACCGGAAGCTCCAAAGGAAGCGGAACCAGCACCGGCAGCTGCTGAAGGCGCCGAAGTGGAGAAGTCCGGTGAAGATCAGAACGgtgaaaatgtaaatccagacgAAGAAGGCGCTGAAAAAGTGGATGGAGAAGAAGAGGGCGAGCGAGAACCGGAACCGGAACCAGAGCCTCCTGCGCCCAAGCCGCCAACTAAGTTTGATTTG TTGCACGAGTTCTTCAAGACGACCGATGAGTTTATGAATCAGTTTGACGAAATGGTCGCCAACAGGGGCAAGTGTCGATCGGTTTATTTAAAGAACCTGAACCCGCTGAGGGATTCGCTGGTTGAATTGCTGCACCGGTTTGGTGTGTTTACGCGAAACTGGTTGCCCCATGATGACAAAAACCGGGAACACATCAAGTGCTGTGGAGAG CAGGAGCACCTTTTCGACACTGACGAATTTGAGGAACATTATGAAGAAGTTCACGAAAAAGACAATGAAGCCATAGTGATACCGGAG CAAGAAATTATGGAAGCCTATCAGGAAGCTGTCGAGGATTACATCGCGGTGGGAGTCGTTGTAAACGACGAGCTGATGTACCGGCTGCGGAGAATTTTAAGAAAGTCCAATCTGGTGCTGACGGGTGTTTGGTCTTAG
- the LOC120412963 gene encoding uncharacterized protein LOC120412963 isoform X1 — protein sequence MAEEAPKEPEAPKESEAPKEPEAPKEPEAPKEAEPAPAAAEGAEVEKSGEDQNGENVNPDEEGAEKVDGEEEGEREPEPEPEPPAPKPPTKFDLLHEFFKTTDEFMNQFDEMVANRGKCRSVYLKNLNPLRDSLVELLHRFGVFTRNWLPHDDKNREHIKCCGEQEHLFDTDEFEEHYEEVHEKDNEAIVIPEQQEIMEAYQEAVEDYIAVGVVVNDELMYRLRRILRKSNLVLTGVWS from the exons ATGGCGGAGGAAGCCCCAAAGGAACCGGAAGCACCAAAAGAATCGGAAGCACCAAAAGAGCCGGAAGCTCCGAAAGAACCGGAAGCTCCAAAGGAAGCGGAACCAGCACCGGCAGCTGCTGAAGGCGCCGAAGTGGAGAAGTCCGGTGAAGATCAGAACGgtgaaaatgtaaatccagacgAAGAAGGCGCTGAAAAAGTGGATGGAGAAGAAGAGGGCGAGCGAGAACCGGAACCGGAACCAGAGCCTCCTGCGCCCAAGCCGCCAACTAAGTTTGATTTG TTGCACGAGTTCTTCAAGACGACCGATGAGTTTATGAATCAGTTTGACGAAATGGTCGCCAACAGGGGCAAGTGTCGATCGGTTTATTTAAAGAACCTGAACCCGCTGAGGGATTCGCTGGTTGAATTGCTGCACCGGTTTGGTGTGTTTACGCGAAACTGGTTGCCCCATGATGACAAAAACCGGGAACACATCAAGTGCTGTGGAGAG CAGGAGCACCTTTTCGACACTGACGAATTTGAGGAACATTATGAAGAAGTTCACGAAAAAGACAATGAAGCCATAGTGATACCGGAG CAGCAAGAAATTATGGAAGCCTATCAGGAAGCTGTCGAGGATTACATCGCGGTGGGAGTCGTTGTAAACGACGAGCTGATGTACCGGCTGCGGAGAATTTTAAGAAAGTCCAATCTGGTGCTGACGGGTGTTTGGTCTTAG
- the LOC120412968 gene encoding uncharacterized protein LOC120412968 codes for MTEEKKKVVKKVVKKKVEEAPPPEEIQQALEEVEVKQEEVIPDVPSEPESEPEYPDEEEINKFELLHEFEKKTEDYLNNFDDLVENRARCRSMYLKLLNPLRESIVALLLRYIQNDLPRDDYLYQHIKCCDETPEPLNREDFEAHYKEVHKQANKGIELLEEPIIKDYHRAVKMYLARGVVSNVELMFKLRRLLRKTNTVLLEQ; via the exons ATGACTGAAGAAAAGAAGAAGGTCGTCAAAAAGGTGGTAAAGAAGAAGGTTGAGGAGGCACCACCGCCAGAGGAAATTCAACAAGCTTTGGAGGAAGTGGAAGTTAAACAAGAAGAGGTGATTCCAGATGTCCCATCGGAGCCGGAATCGGAGCCGGAGTATCCCGATGAAGAAGAGATTAATAAATTTGAACTG CTGCACGAGTTCGAGAAAAAGACCGAAGACTACTTGAATAACTTTGACGATTTGGTGGAAAATCGGGCCAGGTGTCGATCCATGTACCTAAAGCTGCTGAATCCGTTGCGAGAGTCAATTGTGGCACTACTGCTTCGTTACATCCAGAACGATCTGCCACGTGATGATTACTTGTATCAACACATCAAGTGCTGCGATGAG ACTCCAGAACCACTGAACAGAGAGGACTTTGAGGCTCACTACAAAGAAGTTCACAAGCAAGCCAACAAAGGAATCGAACTCCTAGAG GAGCCAATCATCAAGGACTACCACCGGGCTGTAAAAATGTACCTGGCACGGGGAGTTGTGTCGAATGTTGAGTTGATGTTCAAACTGCGACGGCTTTTGCGGAAGACAAACACGGTGCTGTTGGAGCAGTAA